In one window of Thermodesulfobacteriota bacterium DNA:
- a CDS encoding VPLPA-CTERM sorting domain-containing protein, translating to MVKTSVATAAGVVLAAGLFLAVAATPASATAINVAATANGGSISGSAGLNGAALSTLIDGQFVPRSTQWQTGTVWWHGLSPFVEISFQQPSQLRGLIVEADDNDAYTVLYDDGGAWQTLWNVPNYDGYGWGMQTRPNVNNTSEMYLLPAPVTTSRIRVQAAGGDNSYSLAEVQAYGTPVPVPAAAWLLGSGLAGLAAWRSRRRS from the coding sequence ATGGTCAAGACGAGCGTAGCAACAGCGGCGGGGGTGGTGTTGGCCGCGGGCCTGTTCCTGGCGGTGGCCGCCACCCCGGCGTCGGCCACCGCCATCAATGTGGCAGCCACCGCCAACGGCGGCTCCATCAGCGGCTCCGCCGGCCTGAATGGAGCCGCCCTTTCCACCCTGATCGACGGGCAGTTTGTACCCCGCTCCACCCAGTGGCAGACCGGCACCGTCTGGTGGCACGGGCTCAGCCCGTTCGTAGAGATCAGCTTTCAGCAGCCGTCCCAGCTCCGGGGCCTCATCGTGGAGGCCGACGACAACGACGCCTACACCGTGCTCTACGACGACGGCGGAGCTTGGCAGACCCTGTGGAACGTGCCCAACTACGACGGCTACGGCTGGGGCATGCAAACGAGGCCCAATGTCAACAACACCTCCGAGATGTACCTGTTGCCGGCTCCAGTGACCACCTCTCGGATCCGGGTCCAGGCCGCCGGCGGGGACAACTCCTATTCCCTGGCCGAGGTGCAGGCCTACGGCACGCCGGTGCCGGTGCCGGCGGCGGCCTGGCTGCTGGGCTCGGGCCTGGCTGGTCTGGCCGCCTGGCGGAGCCGGCGCCGGAGCTGA
- a CDS encoding GGDEF domain-containing protein, translated as MSSDAAAGALNTLLERIRQEIIPVIEQAIADDEVCFRNPHLPRCWEAKACDKGSCPAYHQVKERCWQKAGTYCGGKVQGDFVAKHGSCVRCEVFAAACPTVVEELGEHLNNMLFLLRKQKARAMEGVRRVEYLNRELTKSLESLDAKNREIQEMVITDRLTGLYNRHYLFTVLEDEVARTARGRYAFSVLLADVDDFKSFNDTYGHLEGDKVLAGLGGLLRQRLRKTDRAFRYGGEEFVVVLPDTDTTIAYLIAERIRLAFADLQHIVPAAGGSTRREVRTLSIGVAGYEPPLDGPTLLARADEAMYRAKSQGKNQVRRFGSPQDV; from the coding sequence ATGTCTTCTGATGCGGCGGCCGGGGCCCTGAACACCCTTCTGGAGCGGATTCGCCAGGAGATCATCCCCGTTATTGAGCAGGCCATCGCCGACGACGAGGTGTGCTTTCGCAACCCCCACCTGCCCCGGTGCTGGGAGGCCAAGGCCTGCGACAAGGGCAGCTGTCCGGCCTATCACCAGGTCAAGGAGCGCTGCTGGCAGAAGGCGGGCACCTATTGCGGCGGCAAGGTCCAGGGGGATTTCGTGGCCAAGCACGGCTCCTGCGTCCGGTGCGAGGTGTTTGCCGCCGCCTGTCCCACCGTGGTCGAGGAACTGGGCGAGCACCTCAACAACATGCTGTTCCTGCTCCGGAAGCAGAAGGCCCGGGCCATGGAAGGGGTGCGCCGGGTGGAGTATCTCAACCGCGAGCTCACCAAGTCCTTGGAATCCCTGGACGCCAAGAACCGGGAGATCCAGGAGATGGTGATCACGGATCGCCTCACCGGGCTCTACAACCGCCACTACCTGTTCACGGTGCTGGAGGACGAGGTGGCTCGCACGGCCCGGGGCCGGTATGCCTTCTCGGTGCTGCTCGCGGACGTGGATGACTTCAAGTCGTTCAACGACACCTACGGTCATCTGGAAGGAGACAAGGTGCTGGCCGGCCTCGGCGGTCTCTTGCGGCAGCGGCTGCGCAAGACCGACCGGGCCTTCCGGTACGGCGGCGAGGAGTTCGTGGTGGTGCTGCCGGACACCGACACCACCATCGCCTACCTCATCGCCGAGCGGATCCGACTGGCCTTTGCGGACTTGCAGCACATCGTTCCGGCGGCGGGCGGCAGCACCCGGCGAGAGGTCCGCACCCTCAGCATCGGTGTCGCCGGCTACGAGCCCCCCCTCGACGGTCCCACCCTGCTGGCCCGGGCGGACGAGGCCATGTATCGGGCCAAGTCCCAGGGCAAGAACCAGGTGAGGCGCTTCGGCAGTCCCCAGGACGTCTGA
- a CDS encoding GGDEF domain-containing protein codes for MDPEQPTHLLLTRIRHEILPLFEKAITDDAVFFENPYLTGCWQRQACDKTSCPSHGRAELRCWQTAGTYCGGTVQGSFVEKYSTCLVCDVFREACPTVVEELGEHLNNMLFLMRKQKRRTTESMKRVQYLNQELATSLEALDAKNREIQELVITDKLTGLYNRHYLFTVLEDELARFARGRYRFAVLMLDVDDFKSFNDTYGHLEGDKVLARMGQVLQDSLRQADRAFRYGGEEFVVVLPDTDRVLAHVVAERIRCTFRAQELGVRPEGAPATAVSRTVSIGIAISAPGLDLHGLLARADGAMYRAKAMGKDAVAVAVEEE; via the coding sequence ATGGATCCGGAACAGCCCACCCACCTGCTCCTGACGCGAATCCGTCACGAGATTCTGCCCCTGTTCGAAAAGGCCATCACCGATGATGCGGTCTTCTTCGAGAACCCTTACCTGACTGGCTGCTGGCAGCGGCAAGCCTGCGACAAGACCAGCTGCCCGAGCCACGGGCGGGCGGAGCTGCGCTGCTGGCAGACGGCGGGCACCTACTGCGGTGGCACGGTTCAGGGCAGCTTTGTGGAGAAGTACAGCACCTGCCTGGTCTGCGATGTGTTCCGGGAGGCCTGTCCGACGGTGGTCGAGGAGCTGGGCGAGCATCTCAACAACATGCTCTTTCTCATGCGCAAGCAGAAGCGCCGCACCACGGAGAGCATGAAGCGGGTGCAGTATCTCAACCAGGAGCTGGCCACCTCCCTGGAGGCCCTGGATGCCAAGAACCGGGAGATCCAGGAGCTGGTGATCACCGACAAGCTCACCGGCCTTTACAACCGTCACTACCTGTTCACCGTGCTGGAGGATGAGCTGGCCCGTTTCGCCCGTGGCCGCTACCGGTTTGCGGTGCTGATGCTGGATGTGGACGACTTCAAGTCCTTCAATGACACCTATGGCCATCTGGAAGGGGACAAGGTGCTGGCGCGCATGGGGCAGGTCCTCCAGGACAGCCTGCGCCAGGCCGACCGGGCCTTCCGCTACGGCGGCGAGGAGTTCGTGGTGGTGCTGCCGGACACGGACCGGGTTCTGGCCCATGTGGTGGCGGAGCGGATCCGTTGCACCTTCCGGGCGCAGGAGCTCGGTGTCAGGCCGGAGGGGGCGCCGGCCACGGCCGTGTCCCGGACCGTGAGCATCGGCATCGCGATCAGCGCTCCGGGCCTGGACCTGCACGGCCTGCTGGCCCGGGCCGATGGTGCCATGTACCGGGCCAAGGCCATGGGCAAGGATGCGGTGGCCGTGGCCGTGGAGGAAGAGTAG
- a CDS encoding ASKHA domain-containing protein produces the protein MKKTLVFLPDNVTATVESGENLLAAAAGAGVHIDALCGGEGVCGKCKVRIEAGEVECERTAQLRAEEWQTGLRLACRTRVLGDVTVRIPDQVRANGVALSRRPKTVRAISAQTLESLVGTWDTDPPVEKRFLSLPPPTLEDNVADLARLMRALARGCHDCKEPTYDHPQLLKELPFVLRRANWEVTVILLRGKRAEEPDRIIAIEPGDTTDKLYGLAVDIGTTTVCGALLDLKSGQVIAEASAYNAQIGYGEDVISRIIYSQRPGGLKALQEKVVYTINTVIDTVCAKVRINPVDIAYIMAAGNTTMAHLMLGLDPKYIREAPYTPISSQFPLTRAAGIGINAHPSVRLFLYPSAASYVGGDIIAGVHACQLHKSRQLTLFIDIGTNGEIVVGNEEWLVCAACSAGPAFEGGGIRHGMRASQGAIENFHIHPETLEPMIVTIGLTKPRGICGSGLISIVSELLEAGVIDQRGKFKRGRSHPRIRPGLDGYEYVLAWAKDSLLGEDIALTEVDLDNLMRAKGAMYAGYVTLLESVGMTFADLDRVVLAGNFGAYIDLERAITIGLLPDIDRDRFFYLGNGSLLGAQISLTDHKRFRERTQVHRLMTNMELSESPQFMNHYVAALFLPHTDLGFFPTVAAKIGGSR, from the coding sequence ATGAAAAAAACACTCGTCTTCCTGCCCGACAACGTCACCGCCACGGTGGAGTCGGGGGAGAACCTGCTGGCGGCGGCTGCCGGCGCCGGCGTCCACATCGATGCCCTGTGCGGCGGCGAGGGCGTCTGTGGCAAGTGCAAGGTGCGGATCGAAGCCGGCGAGGTGGAGTGCGAGCGCACCGCTCAGCTCCGGGCCGAGGAGTGGCAGACCGGCTTGCGCCTGGCATGCCGGACCCGGGTGCTGGGCGATGTCACGGTGCGCATCCCGGACCAGGTGCGGGCCAATGGCGTCGCCTTGAGCCGCCGGCCCAAGACCGTGCGGGCCATCTCGGCCCAGACCCTGGAATCCCTGGTCGGCACCTGGGACACCGATCCGCCGGTGGAGAAGCGCTTCCTTTCCCTGCCGCCACCGACCCTGGAGGACAATGTCGCCGACCTGGCCCGCCTGATGCGGGCCCTGGCCCGGGGCTGCCACGACTGCAAGGAGCCCACCTACGACCACCCGCAGCTGCTGAAAGAGCTGCCCTTCGTCCTCCGGCGCGCCAACTGGGAGGTGACCGTCATCCTGCTCCGGGGCAAGCGGGCCGAGGAGCCGGACCGGATCATCGCCATTGAGCCCGGGGATACCACCGACAAGCTGTATGGCCTGGCGGTGGATATCGGCACCACCACCGTCTGTGGCGCCCTGCTGGATCTCAAGAGCGGTCAGGTGATCGCCGAGGCCTCGGCCTACAACGCCCAGATCGGCTACGGCGAGGATGTCATCTCCCGGATCATCTACTCCCAGCGGCCCGGCGGCCTGAAGGCCCTCCAGGAGAAGGTGGTCTATACCATCAACACGGTCATCGACACCGTGTGCGCCAAGGTGCGGATCAACCCGGTGGACATCGCCTACATCATGGCGGCGGGCAACACCACCATGGCCCATCTCATGCTCGGCCTTGACCCCAAGTATATCCGGGAGGCGCCCTACACCCCGATCTCGAGCCAGTTCCCGCTCACCCGGGCGGCCGGCATCGGCATCAATGCCCACCCCTCGGTGCGGCTCTTCCTCTACCCTTCCGCCGCCAGCTATGTGGGCGGCGACATCATCGCCGGCGTCCATGCCTGCCAGCTGCACAAGAGCCGTCAGCTGACGCTGTTCATCGATATCGGCACCAATGGTGAGATCGTGGTCGGCAACGAGGAGTGGCTGGTCTGTGCCGCCTGCTCCGCCGGCCCGGCCTTCGAGGGCGGCGGTATCCGCCACGGCATGCGGGCAAGCCAGGGAGCCATCGAGAACTTCCATATCCACCCCGAGACCCTGGAGCCGATGATCGTCACCATCGGTCTCACCAAGCCCCGGGGCATCTGCGGCTCCGGGCTCATCTCCATCGTCTCGGAGCTGCTGGAGGCGGGGGTTATCGACCAGCGGGGCAAGTTCAAGCGCGGCCGCAGCCATCCCCGCATTCGGCCAGGCCTGGACGGGTATGAGTACGTTCTGGCCTGGGCCAAGGACTCCCTCCTGGGCGAGGACATCGCGCTCACCGAGGTGGACCTGGACAACCTCATGCGGGCCAAGGGCGCCATGTATGCCGGCTACGTCACCCTGCTCGAATCGGTGGGCATGACCTTCGCCGATCTGGATCGGGTGGTCTTGGCCGGCAACTTCGGGGCCTATATCGATCTCGAGCGGGCCATCACCATTGGCCTCTTGCCGGACATCGACCGGGACCGCTTTTTCTATCTGGGCAACGGCTCTCTCCTGGGCGCTCAGATCAGCCTCACCGACCATAAGCGGTTCCGGGAGCGCACCCAGGTGCACCGCCTTATGACCAACATGGAGCTCTCCGAGAGCCCTCAGTTCATGAATCATTACGTGGCCGCCCTCTTCCTGCCCCATACCGACCTGGGATTCTTCCCCACGGTCGCAGCCAAGATCGGCGGCAGCCGCTGA
- a CDS encoding phosphomannomutase: MTTHLPCFKAYDVRGRIPDELNEDLAFRIARAYAAHLTPRRVVLARDIRLSSPAIHGALRQGLAAAGVDVLDIGLAGTEEMYFATWHLGADGGMMVTASHNPADYNGIKLVTSGARPLSADSGLAQIEARVLANDLGPAPGGGHSQTVDTRPAFLEHLLGYVDRSRLRPLRIVANPGHGCAGPVLAGLAPHLPFTFIQVCFEPDGTFPAGVPNPLLPENRAVTAQAVRQHGADLGLAWDGDFDRCFFFDEQGGFIEGYYLVGLLAQAILARQPGAAIVHDPRLVWNTQELVQAAGGRPILSRAGHSFIKETMRAADGAYGGEMSAHHYFREFAYCDSGMIPWLLVTAILSAGREPLSRLVADRMARFPASGEINSKVADPDHVLVALAERYGCQALARDDLDGLSLVFADWRFNVRKSNTEPVLRLNVESRGNPALMAAKTAELLAIIRS, from the coding sequence ATGACCACCCACCTGCCCTGCTTCAAGGCCTATGACGTGCGGGGCCGCATCCCGGACGAGCTCAACGAGGATCTGGCCTTCCGGATCGCCCGGGCCTATGCCGCCCACCTGACCCCCCGCCGGGTGGTGCTGGCCCGGGATATCCGCCTGTCGAGCCCCGCCATCCATGGAGCGTTGCGCCAGGGTCTGGCGGCCGCCGGCGTGGACGTCCTGGACATCGGCCTTGCCGGCACCGAGGAGATGTATTTCGCCACCTGGCACCTGGGCGCTGACGGCGGCATGATGGTCACCGCCAGCCACAACCCCGCCGACTACAACGGCATCAAGCTGGTGACCTCCGGCGCCCGCCCTTTGAGCGCCGACTCCGGGCTGGCCCAGATCGAAGCCCGGGTGCTGGCCAATGATCTGGGGCCAGCACCAGGCGGCGGTCACAGCCAGACGGTGGACACCCGGCCCGCCTTTCTGGAGCATCTGCTGGGCTACGTGGACCGCTCCCGGCTGCGGCCGCTCAGGATTGTCGCCAACCCCGGCCATGGCTGCGCCGGGCCGGTGCTGGCCGGCCTCGCCCCGCATCTGCCCTTCACCTTCATCCAGGTCTGCTTCGAGCCGGATGGCACCTTCCCGGCCGGGGTGCCCAACCCGCTCCTGCCGGAGAACCGGGCGGTGACCGCCCAGGCGGTGCGGCAGCATGGGGCCGACCTCGGGCTGGCCTGGGACGGCGACTTCGACCGCTGCTTCTTCTTCGACGAGCAGGGGGGCTTCATCGAGGGCTACTACCTCGTAGGCCTCCTGGCCCAGGCCATCCTGGCCCGGCAGCCCGGGGCGGCCATTGTCCATGACCCGCGCCTGGTCTGGAACACCCAGGAGCTGGTGCAGGCCGCCGGCGGCCGGCCGATCTTAAGCCGCGCCGGCCACTCCTTCATCAAGGAGACGATGCGGGCCGCGGACGGCGCCTACGGCGGCGAGATGAGCGCCCACCACTACTTCCGGGAATTCGCCTACTGCGACTCCGGGATGATTCCCTGGCTCCTGGTGACGGCCATCCTCTCGGCCGGCCGCGAGCCGTTGTCCCGGCTGGTGGCCGACCGCATGGCCCGTTTTCCGGCTTCCGGCGAGATCAATTCCAAGGTCGCCGACCCGGACCATGTCCTGGTCGCGCTGGCCGAGCGCTACGGCTGCCAGGCCCTGGCGCGGGACGACCTGGACGGGCTTAGCCTGGTCTTCGCCGACTGGCGCTTCAACGTGCGCAAGTCCAACACCGAGCCGGTGCTCCGCCTCAATGTGGAATCCCGGGGCAACCCGGCCCTCATGGCGGCGAAGACCGCCGAGCTTTTGGCCATCATCCGATCTTAA
- the icd gene encoding isocitrate dehydrogenase (NADP(+)), whose translation MTGEKITIQGGGIAVPDQPIIPFIEGDGIGPDIWAATARVLDAAVARAYGGRRRLVWREVLAGEKAQKATGQYLPPETMAAIQEHVVAIKGPLTTPVGTGIRSLNVTLRQELDLYACVRPVRYYQGVVSPVKAPEQVDMVVFRENTEDVYAGIEWPAGSAEAEAIISVIEERFGKKIRPGSGIGIKPISALGTKRLVRKAIRHALDHGRPSVTLVHKGNIMKFTEGAFRNWGYELAREEFADCTITEQELWERHNGRRPAGKVVIQDRIADAMFQQILLRPAEYSVLAMPNLNGDYMSDALAAQVGGLGMAPGANIGDGYAVFEATHGTAPKYAGLDKVNPASLLLSGVMMLEYLGWREAGAMIQAGLEKTISARTVTYDLARLMGGATELKCSEFATAIIANLP comes from the coding sequence GTGACCGGAGAGAAGATCACCATCCAGGGGGGCGGGATTGCGGTCCCGGATCAGCCCATCATCCCTTTTATCGAAGGCGACGGCATCGGCCCGGACATCTGGGCCGCCACCGCCCGGGTGCTGGACGCCGCGGTGGCCCGCGCCTATGGCGGCCGGCGCCGGCTCGTCTGGCGGGAGGTCCTGGCCGGCGAGAAGGCGCAGAAGGCCACCGGCCAGTATCTGCCCCCGGAGACCATGGCCGCCATCCAGGAGCATGTGGTGGCCATCAAAGGGCCTTTGACGACGCCTGTCGGCACCGGCATCCGGAGCCTCAACGTCACCTTGCGCCAGGAGCTGGATCTGTATGCCTGCGTCCGGCCGGTACGGTACTACCAGGGGGTGGTCTCGCCGGTGAAGGCGCCGGAGCAGGTGGACATGGTGGTCTTCCGGGAGAACACCGAGGACGTTTACGCCGGCATCGAGTGGCCGGCGGGCTCGGCGGAGGCGGAGGCGATCATCAGTGTGATTGAAGAGCGCTTCGGCAAGAAGATCCGTCCCGGCTCCGGCATCGGCATCAAGCCCATCAGCGCCCTGGGCACCAAGCGCCTGGTCCGCAAGGCCATCCGCCATGCCCTCGACCACGGTCGTCCCTCGGTCACCCTGGTGCACAAGGGCAACATCATGAAGTTCACCGAAGGCGCCTTCCGCAACTGGGGCTACGAACTGGCCCGGGAGGAGTTTGCCGACTGCACCATCACCGAGCAGGAGCTGTGGGAGCGCCACAACGGCAGGAGGCCGGCGGGCAAGGTGGTGATCCAGGACCGGATCGCCGATGCCATGTTCCAGCAGATCCTCCTGCGGCCCGCCGAGTACAGCGTGCTCGCCATGCCCAACCTCAACGGCGACTACATGTCCGACGCCCTGGCCGCCCAGGTCGGGGGGCTGGGCATGGCGCCGGGCGCCAACATCGGCGACGGCTACGCGGTCTTCGAGGCCACCCACGGCACAGCGCCCAAGTATGCCGGTCTCGACAAGGTCAACCCCGCCTCGCTCCTGTTGTCCGGGGTGATGATGCTGGAGTACCTGGGCTGGCGCGAGGCCGGAGCCATGATCCAGGCCGGCCTGGAGAAGACCATCTCGGCGCGCACCGTCACCTACGACCTGGCACGGCTGATGGGGGGGGCCACGGAGCTGAAGTGCTCGGAGTTTGCGACCGCCATCATCGCCAACCTGCCGTAG
- a CDS encoding ComF family protein: MLFPACCLGCGRRLGRTAAILFCPACQDGLVLAAEPWCPGCGRLYRDAAGPSHPCGPCLTGGRHFSAARAVLLYTGPVRAAIHAFKYGGSWAGLATFRHLATRLPEVASWAAADRIVPVPLHVRRLRERGFNQALVLARALFPQARRRIAPDLLERQRPTTPQTALSGAARRANLRGAFRLRPGASVAGQSILLVDDVFTTGTTMSECARVLRRAGAATVWALTLARVDDDDAGPCRQAAARTLP; the protein is encoded by the coding sequence TTGCTCTTTCCGGCCTGCTGTCTGGGCTGCGGCCGCCGGCTGGGCCGGACCGCAGCCATCCTCTTCTGTCCCGCCTGTCAGGACGGGCTGGTCCTGGCCGCCGAGCCGTGGTGCCCGGGCTGCGGCCGCCTGTACCGTGATGCCGCCGGCCCCAGCCACCCCTGCGGCCCCTGCCTGACCGGGGGCAGGCATTTCTCCGCGGCCCGGGCGGTGCTTCTCTACACCGGTCCGGTGCGCGCGGCGATTCATGCCTTCAAGTACGGCGGCAGCTGGGCGGGGCTGGCGACCTTCCGCCATCTGGCGACGAGACTGCCGGAGGTTGCCAGCTGGGCGGCGGCCGATCGCATTGTGCCTGTGCCGCTCCATGTCCGGCGGCTGCGGGAGCGGGGCTTCAATCAGGCCCTGGTGCTGGCCCGAGCCCTCTTTCCCCAGGCCCGCCGCCGCATCGCCCCCGACCTGCTGGAGCGGCAGCGGCCCACCACGCCCCAGACGGCCCTTTCCGGCGCTGCCCGCCGGGCCAACCTCCGGGGCGCCTTCCGGCTGCGCCCGGGTGCCTCGGTGGCCGGGCAGTCGATCCTCCTGGTGGACGATGTCTTCACCACCGGCACCACGATGAGTGAATGCGCCCGGGTGCTGCGCCGGGCCGGGGCGGCAACCGTGTGGGCTCTCACCCTGGCCCGGGTGGACGATGACGATGCCGGACCCTGCCGCCAGGCGGCCGCCAGGACCCTGCCATGA
- the rfaE2 gene encoding D-glycero-beta-D-manno-heptose 1-phosphate adenylyltransferase, with amino-acid sequence MTGFSYLGFCQFDVALGAPEINLGRLAEGLARLAPREPGLVVLPELLATGFAYRQARALAARTPELLRLLTGIANRYRLHLAGSLLEASPAGLHNTLFLVGPDGVLGRIAKRHLFAPMDEDRHLVAGPAAGPLATPHGLVAGLVCYELRFPELARLPIQAGARILVVVAQWPRVRLSHWQTLVRARAIENQAFVLAGNRCGSTGMDTFAGHSQIIAPDGTVLAEAGEGEEARGVLVDPQEPQVVRARFNTVGPRPYGLPDAGKVVDRERAASQVAEHRAAGSRIVFTNGCFDLLHAGHVQYLEEARRQGDFLVVGLNSDASVAAIKGPGRPVNTEADRARVLAALGCVDLVVLFGETTPLALIEALRPQVLVKGADWAEEAIVGAPQVQAWGGQVVRIPLLAGRSTSGLIERIGRGPGEKTG; translated from the coding sequence ATGACCGGCTTTTCCTATCTCGGCTTCTGCCAGTTCGATGTCGCCCTGGGTGCCCCGGAGATCAACCTCGGTCGCCTGGCGGAGGGCCTGGCCCGGCTCGCCCCCCGGGAGCCGGGCCTGGTGGTGCTGCCGGAGCTCTTGGCCACCGGTTTCGCCTACCGCCAGGCCCGGGCCTTGGCGGCGCGGACCCCGGAGCTGCTGCGCCTCCTTACGGGTATCGCTAACCGCTACCGGCTGCACCTCGCCGGCTCGCTCCTGGAAGCCTCCCCGGCCGGCCTCCACAACACCCTTTTCCTTGTCGGGCCGGATGGGGTCCTGGGCCGGATCGCCAAGCGCCACCTCTTCGCCCCCATGGACGAGGATCGGCATCTCGTGGCCGGTCCGGCCGCCGGCCCCCTGGCCACCCCCCACGGGCTGGTGGCGGGTCTCGTCTGCTACGAGCTGCGCTTCCCGGAGCTGGCCCGGCTGCCCATCCAGGCCGGAGCCAGAATCCTGGTGGTGGTCGCCCAGTGGCCCCGGGTGCGGCTCAGCCATTGGCAGACCCTGGTCCGGGCCCGGGCCATCGAGAACCAGGCCTTTGTCCTGGCCGGCAACCGCTGCGGCAGCACCGGCATGGACACCTTTGCCGGCCACTCCCAGATCATCGCCCCGGACGGCACCGTACTGGCCGAAGCCGGCGAGGGGGAAGAGGCCCGTGGCGTGCTGGTGGACCCCCAGGAGCCGCAGGTGGTGCGGGCGCGCTTCAACACCGTGGGCCCGCGGCCTTACGGTCTGCCGGATGCCGGCAAGGTGGTGGATCGGGAAAGGGCCGCATCCCAGGTGGCGGAGCACCGGGCCGCCGGCAGCCGGATCGTCTTCACCAACGGCTGTTTCGACCTCCTCCATGCCGGCCATGTCCAGTACCTGGAGGAGGCCCGGCGCCAGGGGGACTTCCTGGTGGTCGGCCTCAACAGCGATGCCTCGGTGGCGGCCATCAAAGGGCCTGGCCGGCCGGTGAATACCGAGGCGGACCGGGCCCGGGTTCTGGCTGCGCTTGGCTGCGTCGACCTGGTGGTGCTCTTTGGCGAGACCACGCCCCTGGCCCTCATCGAGGCCCTGCGGCCGCAGGTCCTGGTCAAGGGCGCCGACTGGGCCGAGGAGGCCATCGTCGGTGCCCCGCAGGTCCAGGCCTGGGGCGGGCAGGTGGTGCGGATCCCGCTCCTGGCGGGCCGCTCCACCTCGGGGCTCATCGAGCGCATCGGACGGGGACCTGGGGAGAAGACCGGGTGA